The Bacillus sp. F19 DNA segment GCACATTTATGTATATGATTTAGTCACAGATGGAGCATCTCGATCACGCGGATTTGGGGAAATGCTGTTAAACTACGTTGAAGAACTTGCTAAGGAAGCAGGCTGCGGCATGATTACATTAAGCTCAGGCAATCAGCGTATTGATGCCCATCGTTTTTATGAAGAGAAGATGGGTTTTGACCGCGTCAGTCATGTATTTAATAAGAGATTATAAAAGAATGCCCCAGAATTTCTGGGGCATTTTCTTTTTGTTAGGAGGAAACTGGAAAAAAGAAAGTAATCTGATCTTTCCGGCTAGTAAATTTTATTTTATGGAAAGTAAAATCCTTTTTCCAGCAAGTAAATCGGGTTATCTGGACAGTATTTCACAATCCCCTGCAATTTGAACGGTTAAAATTGCAGTTTTGCCAATAATTTTTTCATATCTTCTGGGAAATCCGCGCTCACTGACACTTTTTCAGCT contains these protein-coding regions:
- a CDS encoding GNAT family N-acetyltransferase gives rise to the protein MIAIREIEEEDNFKKAYPVMSQLRTQLSEKEYLNLLEPMRKQGYRLIALYEDEQVKALAGIIELTNFYNDKHIYVYDLVTDGASRSRGFGEMLLNYVEELAKEAGCGMITLSSGNQRIDAHRFYEEKMGFDRVSHVFNKRL